CGAACCCGCCCTCGGCACGACCGTCGACGAGGAGGTCCCGGCATGACGACGTCGACCGCGCCCGCCACCGAGGGCGCCGCACGGCGCGGCGCGCTGTCCGCCCGCACCCGTCCACCGAAGGCCGGCCCGCTCTCGGCGGCGCTGACCTTCGCGTGGCGGTCCATGCTGAAGCTCAAGCACGTGCCGGACCAGATGTCCGACGCGGTCGTGCTGCCGGTGATGTTCACGCTGATGTTCACGTTCCTGTTCGGCGGCGCGATCTCCGGCACGACGCACGACTACCTCCAGTTCTTCCTGCCCGGCGTAATGGTGCTCGCGGTGACGCTGTCGTCGGTGTTCTCGGGCATCTCGCTGAACCTCGACCTGTCCAAGGGCAGCTTCGACCGGTTCCGCACGCTGCCGATCTGGCGGCCGTCGATGCTCATCGGCGCGGCGCTGGGCGACACGTTCCGCTACTTCGTC
This is a stretch of genomic DNA from Saccharothrix ecbatanensis. It encodes these proteins:
- a CDS encoding ABC transporter permease, coding for MTTSTAPATEGAARRGALSARTRPPKAGPLSAALTFAWRSMLKLKHVPDQMSDAVVLPVMFTLMFTFLFGGAISGTTHDYLQFFLPGVMVLAVTLSSVFSGISLNLDLSKGSFDRFRTLPIWRPSMLIGAALGDTFRYFVASLVPFLVGLLLGFRPGGGVVGLLLALLFLQLFAFCLSWLWTMFALLLSTPTGFQGLTMPIQFVLVFASNVMVPPQTMPGWLDAVVSANPISHVATAVRGLLHGTVTAGQLGAGFLACAAFLVVFGTVTSVLFSKRQR